CAACATGTGACCAAGGGAAAGAAGATGCTTATTTTGCTCTTATCAATCAGCTTGGGTTCCTTTGCAGTTCTGTGTTGCCTGATAGCAGTCTTCAGCTTCTTGATGTATCATCACCAAGTTCGTAAGTATGAAAGGCTGGCAAAAGTTCCTACTTTGGGTCCAGCGCAAGAGTTTAGCCTGCAATCTTTTTCATATAACGAGCTTGAGAAAGCCACTGCTGGGTTCAGGGAAAAGCTTCACAAGGGCTCCCTATGGACGGTGTACAAAGGGGCTATATCTGACGGTAAAAGGCCTGTAGCAGTGAAGAGGCTAGAAAGAGAAGTGGAAGAAGGAGAACAGGAGTTTCGAGCAGAAATGACTACAGTTGGACGTACTCATCACAAAAGCTTAGTTCGGCTGCTCGGGTTTTGCAAGGAAAACTCTAGGAAAATTCTTGTCTATGAATACCTGAAAAATGGATCCCTGGCGAATCTTCTGTTCAATGTTGAAAACCAGCTGgcctggagagagagagtgagaattGCATTGGAAGTTGCAAGAGGAATCCTGTATCTACATGAAGAATGTGATCTTCAAATAATTCATGGTGCTATTTCGACTCGAAATATTCTAATCGATGAATCATGGACGGCAAAGATCTCAGATTTCAGGTTAGCAAAGGTTTTAATGCCAAATCAAACAGGAATCCTCTATAACATCAAAGGTAAGAGAACATGTGTGGCACCTGAACAGCACAAGCATGCCTTATTGTCCACAAAGGTTGATATttatagctttggagttgtgCTATTGGAAACCGTGTGCTGCCGAAGCAACATCGTGGTTGATGCTCCAACGGCAGATGAAGTGCTTCTTTCCACGTGGGTGCAAAAGTGTTATGTTGCCGGAGAGTTGAAAAAACTTATTATGGATGATGCACAAGTGGACATGAAAAGCCTGGAAAAGATGGTGAAAGTGGGACTGCTTTGCACTCAAGATGATCCAAGTCTTCGCCCTTCAATCAAAGATGTAATATTGATGTTGGAAGGCACCAAGGATACGCCGGACCCCCCCTTCATAACAATGTCCTCAGTTTGCTTTTAGTCTGTATCATATGTATAAGTTATTGTGCCTTTTCTGAAATATGGCCTTCTCCTTCCATTGGTGGAAGGCTATTTTGAACGCGGAAGTGAGATGTATGATTTTTAGACTTTGAAAGAAGTCCTTGAAAACTTAAATCTCACCGTTTTATACATTCGTTATCtctttttgcattaaaaaataacTGGTTGGTTTATCAGCAAACTATATTTGCATGACTGTCGTGTGTTGAATAATACATCCAAGGTGTAACTGTGTGCTAACAATCGTTGATATGTTCAAGCTCTTGGTATGATTGGCTTGATTCTAGCTGCTTTCTTACTGATGACAGGAATGATAAAACTGATTCGGTGGTAAGAAGCTGGGTATAACTTTGGAAAGAGAATCTGATCACTTGCTTTAGAGAGTTTATTCTTCCTGAATAATGACTTATCTTGGTGGCATTACCGATACACACTATTGTTCATCCAAGCTCAAGCTGGTACAGTTTGACAACAAACTGACCAAGCATACTCATCAAAATTGAAACTTCTGCATGACAGATTTGAAGAGCGAGAATGACATAACTGGGTGACCTTTTCAAGTGCTTTCCAATAAAACTTAAATCTTTGTTGATCTAGACATTGTTGGTCAAAATATGTTCAGTTGGGTTATGAAAGTGTGGAACTGTAGAAGGTATTCATTCTGTAGAGCAATTGGCCATGTCTACTTAAATTTTACTGTCGGGTCGGCAATATGCTAGGGTAGAGACGGTTTGAGTCTCAGTTGGATTATTTGGCATCTCCGCACCGATGAAGTCttcatcaaattaattttcatattgttGGCTAAAATATTGTTTACTCAGGTTAGGGACCTGAACGGACAGAAGGGCATTGATTTTACTGGACAGCTCaacatgttcaatatagtttACTGGCTCATTTGCAGATTGATTGGGACAGCAATTTTCTAAGGAAACTATCATCGAGTCTCAGTAGAATAATTTCGGGCCAATGCCTTTCGACTAGAACAGAAGTCGTTTTCCAGAAACACTGACATTTGTATTGTTTAGACCAAACTGGACAGGTTTTTTCTGGGGAAATCGGtcaatattatttttatgtgtAGGCGTGATTATTTCCTGATGAGATAATTCAAGGTCTTTGCGGAAGTTTCAGCAATATATGGTTATATTCTCTGACGAGAGTTTTAGTTGTATTTCCTCACGTAATTTTGACAGCTATGTTTTTTATTTCCAAGTCCAGACATCATTATGGACCGTGACAAGTATCTGTCTGACATTACACCAGTTGGAGTCTTGCAAGTCAACAGGGGTGAAAGATGCTTGGCTGGATTctcattttccttgatttttcgAGAAGCAATGACTTTGCCAGTCAACATGACTCACCAAAGTCATGCAAGCAAGCCACAAGAAAGTTCTCAATATACAACATttaaaaggaggaggaagttaTGACTCTTGTTTACAACTCTCACATACCCTGAAGTGAATTCCCACTTTATTAACAGATACTGCCCATGGCTTCTTCATACATCATACTGATCTTTCTGCTTACAGGGTATTGCGCCGCAGTTGGATCTGAAAAGTGCTCGATAAGCTTAAACTCAGCAATCCATCCCATAACTCATCCCACTTCCTGGACCTCGCCTTCTGGTCACTTTGCATTCGGCTTCTACCAGGAAGGTGGTGGGTTTAAAGTGGGGATTTGGATGGTTCGTAAATCACAGAACACCACTGTGTGGACAGCAAATCGAGACGATCCGCCAGTGTCCTCAAATGCTGCACTGGAGTTAACCCCTGATGGTCAGCTCGTTCTTAAAATTGGTCCTGGGGAGACTGAACTGATTGCTAACTCGTCAGATAGTGCTTCATGTGCAGCCATGGACGATGCAGGGAATTTCATCCTCTATAACCAGCATTCTGAGGTCATCTGGCAAAGTTTCAATTTTCCTACTGATACATTACTTGGAGGCCAGTCCTTACCCACTGGTGCTGAATTACATTCGAGCGTGTCTTGGACTAATCATTCAACAGGCAGGTTTCGTCTCCGTATGCAATATGATAATAACTTGGTTCTCTACCCTAAGGATACTCTGACATCTGGAATAGATGCTTACTGGGCTTCAAATACGTGTTGTTACGTACAGCCTGTTCACTTTCACCTGTATCTCAATTTCACTGGTGCACTTCTTCTACTAGACAACTCGGGAGAATACGCAGTTATATCAGATCTGGATACCTCTTCTGTGAACCATAATTCGACAATTTACCGTTTGATACTGGACTCGGGGGGAATACTCCAACTGTATTCTCATAGGTTCGCTGAAAATGGTGACGATGTGGTGTCCTTAATGTGGACACAACCAGATAATAAGTGCGGAGTGAAGGGCTTATGTGGCTTTAATAGTTACTGTACTATGGAGGACGAGCAACCTGTATGTCGGTGTTTTCCTGGTACGGATTATGTTGACAGTACAAACCAGTTTAGTGGGTGCGAGAGGAACTTCAAGGAAGAATGGTGCAGGGACGCCAGAGAAAACTCATCATCGTTTACCTTTAAATCCATCGATCAGGTGTACTGGCAGGACCCTCCCTATTTTCAGGTGACAATGGAAGTAGCGGATTGCAACATGTCGTGCTTGGAAGATTGCGATTGTGAGGTAGCTTTATACGACTTCAAAAAAGGAACTTGTATGAAACAAAAGCTTCCTCTTATGTATGCCTGGACAGTTCCTGAAAAATCATTCAGAGCATTTTTCAAGGTGGGACTAGAAGGCATTGAAGCTGCCAACACCAATAACTCCAATTCACTGGTACTGGAAAAAGTTGACAGCAAGAAAGAAACAATCCAACTACTTTTGGTGACTGTAGGACTTACGGCATGCTCGTGCATCGCCCTCGCAGTCGCTGGTCTTTTCACCTTCAAGTTGCGAGTACTTGAGTACAAGAAGATAGTGGAAAGTGGAAATTTTGGCTTGACGGAGGAACTTGCTCTGAGGCCATTTTCTTACAAGGAGCTGAAGAGAGCAACAAACGGCTTCAAGGAAGAGTTGGGCAAGGGATCATTCGGTGCAGTCTACAAAGGAACCTTGTACAGGGGCAAAAGAGTTGTTGCTGTCAAAAGACTAGAGAAGCTGCTCAACGAAGGTGAAAGGGAGTTCCGCGCGGAAATGAGCATCATCGGCACCACTAATCACCGGCACTTGGTTCGGTTGCTCGGCTTCTGTGCTGAGGCATCCAAGAGGTTACTTGTCTATGAATACATGAGCAACGGCTCCCTTGCAGATCTGCTCTTCCGATCTGAAAGGCATCCTGATTGGAACGAGCGGATGAGAATCGCCTTGGAAATTGCCCGGGGAATCCTCTACCTACACGAAGAGTGCGACACGCCCATAATACACTGCGACATTAAGCCCCAAAACATCCTGATGGATGACTTCTGGGCAGTCAAAATCTCCGACTTCGGGCTGGCCAAGCTACTGATGCCAGATCAAACCAGGACTTTCACAGTCATCAGGGGGACGAGAGGCTATATGGCGCCAGAATGGCACAAGGGCACCCCGATATCGGTGAAGACAGATGTCTATAGCTATGGGATCATGCTCCTGGAGATCGTATTCTGTCGCAGGCACATGGATGTCAACGCGTCGACTCCTGAGGAGATCGTCCTTTCCAGTTGGGTATACGGGCATTTCAGGGATGGAGAGCTGGACAAGTTGGTCCTAGGCGAGGAAGTCGATAAGTGGTTGTTGGAGAAACTGGTGAAAGTGAGCCTCTGGTGCATTCAGGACGAGCCGGCTCTTCGTCCTTCGATGAAATCTGTGGTGATGATGTTGGATGGAACAACTGAAATTTCGGTTCCTCCATGTCCGACCGCCGCCACTGTATGAACTCGAGTTTGGATCTCATTGCAATTCCTAGTCATCAATGCATGTAATGttataataattttgagtcaCAGTGTGCTCAGAATCACTCTCAAGTCTTGAATTTTCTGTAGCAGATGAACATTAGTATTTGTATTTTGTACCCAGCTCAGATGTGTTATAATTTCTATCTTCCATTCCATCTTAATTCAAATCAGCATTGAGGCTTCAATTTCCCTCCGCGGTctagtttgattttcattttatacCTTTTGTTTAAACAAAATCTTCCGACCCATGCATTTTAGCTGCTTTTTAATGCAAAATTCGTAAAACTTTCATAATGTTTAAACATTGATATGTTGGATTAATTTCCATTCCTTTCCCTTACTAGCCTTGAGCACACCGGTGAGAATTAGCAGAGCCTTGGGAGAGGCGTGGACGCTCTTTTTTTCCATGGCAAAATGTTTTCTTGAGAAAGTATTTTCTGTAGCAATTCTTCGATGAACGCCCCCATACAACCCGTCTTTGACCGGGCATCTAAGAAAATGTTGTACAGCAGGACGGAAAAATGTTGCTGTATGTTGACATTGAATCTTTCTTATCTAAGACTTACAAATGCGTATAAAGGGTTAATGccctaaaaaatcccaaactgatacacttacaaaaaatttaccccaaactaatttttttatcaccaaaaccTCAAAactgtgataaatttatattcattagttttcacaaattttactgttaaattgctaagttaaatgacacataaCATTTGATTGGTGTAGCGATTTTGGATTTTACTCTCCGTTTATCataattatacaatttttgtaatttttgtgatattaatccaatttaatatatttatcataaatatacaaattttgggtttttgactATTGAANNNNNNNNNNNNNNNNNNNNNNNNNNNNNNNNNNNNNNNNNNNNNNNNNNNNNNNNNNNNNNNNNNNNNNNNNNNNNNNNNNNNNNNNNNNNNNNNNNNNTCTAACCACCTAATcttacttaattaacactaatcaacatttaagtataattagcaaactaagaaggcattagtgagtaaaactcacttggtaaAAGTGGAGACCGAATCACCGCGAAGGCGACGTGACGGcggcggccgaaatccaaaATTTCGGCGGCGTCGATGCATCCTCGGGCCGGGCCAAGAAACTTCACAAGCCCACAGAAAATTCTGGACTTaaacttgggcttgggcctactGAAAATCTTTGTGGACTTCAAAAAGGCTTGCTGCAGGTTGGGCCAAATTTCTGCTGggctttttattttgttgggCTTCGCTAGATTGGAATTTCTTGGGCTGCAATCACGTGAAGATGGGCTGCAGGCACGGGCCTAACTGCTGGGCCCAAAATCTGTTGAACTGATTCGATGGGTCTCGCACGGCAAAATGAAGGCCGCGAGTTGGACAAATCAGGCATCGACAGAGGAGAACTTGCAGGGCTTGACTTCGTGCCTCTCAAACGAAGACACGAAGAAGGTGATGCTGAAGACGTGTGGGACGGTGGAGGCGTGGAGTTGCTTCATGGAGCCAGACCGAAGAAACTGGGACGCGTTGATTCGGTTTGCTGCGGCTGGAAAGGATTTACGGCTGAGATGGGCCTTGAGATTTGCTGACTTAGGCTGTCTTCGGTGAGTGGAGACACGGACAGAAGCGGAGATGGGCTGGTCGCTGCTTCAGTAAACGAAGGGGCTTCTATTCTTGATGATTGACCTGGCGTGAGCTGAAAGGACGAAGGAAGACGCGTGGAGATGGCGATGGACGAAGGTGGGGCTTTGGTGGGGGTAAGTTATGCGAGGGAAGTGGACAGCAACAtgggacaaaaagaagaagcagcgtTCGTTGCCTTCGTGGGAGCCGAATTCATGTGCGGATCCCAgacagaaagaaaagagaaaggagacaAAAAGGGAGGGGTCATTAATGTCTCGGCCAGCTGGGGAAAAATATCCAGTTGCTGGATAAACATGAATTGGTCAAAATAAGGGAAAGTAAAGTATAGACtctgcaagaaaagaaaaccgtCGGTCGGGCatgaaccgagagagagaggaagagagagaggaatgtgCGGCTGGTGCTCACGCacggggaaaaagaaaagagaacgtgcgtggaaggggagagagagagagtgcccaaaagaaataaaagaatgatatcctaaaaaaacaaaattgagattATAATTTTAATCGACTTTAAAACAACTTTGAAAAAGGGTCAACCCTGGCCCATTTCTTCATCCATTTCGAAGTTTGAAATCAAAACCGAGACCAAGATAAGACAGCTTCATTATCTCACGAGTTTCTCTCAAAACCGAATTCTGTTTTAATTTTCTCGATATCCAATTTTCTGaacaaattaattcaattgaggcccaatttgaattcaaaaaaagTTCTCAAACGACTTTCATTCACCGATTCGCTACACCAGACGCCAAATATCTCTTCAAATTGACCAATATGAATTTATGCTTGTTTTCCGAATCGTCCATCGAGATTTTTCGAAAAATCTCGAACTCTGCATTTCCTCAAAGGCGAGTCGACAATCTTAGAATGACCCATGACACGAcaagacttccaatttctaaaatcgaattcaattgtggttattttcaatcaaacacgcttttagtgtgaccttacctaccgggtagcttctaggaatttttggtgcaattgacccatggttgattttcttgaaccacaatgaacccattcgatacattagcgactctcgatgatcgtgaaaatctcaaggttttaaaTACATGCATAGGGTACCTAAAACGACGGAAAATCAgcttagtgccgatcgatgagaattttgcaatcaggtggcatcacccacacttgatcacacatctcagctgaattgacctatctccggcaactgatcgattttgacaatgccgtaatgacccttgcagactagcacggtcgagcagtcgattcctagtcgaattctcaagtctattgcatttaaaatCCCTAAATGGGTTCACCGAATAGgccagttatctcgtgagtggctaactcagagaaaaacactatagtcacGTTGACGAAAGACCCATcttatctaatcgaaatcagaacctgaaatttaggatgtcacaactcttccccttttataaaaatttcgtcctcgaaatttaaacctttaccaatccttaaacaaaatGGTGAGGGTGTTGTCGCCTCATCAAGTCTCACTTTTCCACGCTGTCTCTTCGGTCTAGTGGTGTTGTCGGACCACTTTAAACAAGGAGACCATCTTGGTACATAGAATCTGCTCTTTTTTTGAACCAACAACTGGACCAGctttccacgtacgacactcAGTCGTCCACGCCTAATTCTTTTAAGATTTAGCACATGGGTCGAGTCAAGGTCATATGTCCTCAACATCAACACGTGAAAGATGTCATGCACTTACACCTACTTTGGTGACAATGCAAGACAACACGTTAGGATCCTGATTCTTTCTCTAGAATCCCTAAGGAACCTATGTACCTTGGTCTCAGCTTTCCCCTCCTTGCTAAAATGCAAGGTATTCTTCATTGGTGATACTTTCAGAAAGATGCCTTCAGAAAGATGCCTTCACCAACTTAGAACTCTAAGGGCCTTCAAAGCTCAATATTCAACTTTCCTGGCAGTTCTGTGCGGTCTTTACTTTGACACTGATCTCAGCAACTGCAATCACTAACTACTTAACTGACCttggcctgtgatctttcttttccctgaCTTCATCTCAGCAATTGAAGTTCTACATTCTCTACTATGCACTGCTTAAGAGAGAACCATCTGAAAACTCTGCCAACTTGGAACAtttgatctagatttgaaatacaattcctCCCCGGCACTCCATGCCGATGAATTATATGATATACACAAACTTCGGTATATCCATTCCAATCGAGATCTTTTCGTGCTGCACTAAGGTGAGTTGACTCCGTTCATCCATTGACAACAACCACATAAGGGATCAGTACTCTTCCCGACTCCTTGATAAGCCCGTCTTAACATTCCATCATGCTATGCTTTCCTTCCCACTCAGGACTCTTGAGCGACTATAAAAGTCCTACCAGTTTGCATTACTGAGTCTCCGCTTACTAACACATCCAATACTTGTAATCTGTCTGGTGATGATTATCTTCAAAGTGATCTACCAACCAAACTAATGCTGATTCAGACCTATTTTAAACTTTCTGGTCAAATACTACAACTACTATAGTGAATTCCTGGCAAGGTCTTCTCCTCAAGTTCTGTACTGTCTGACACCTATCATTACCCACGATATCTCAGTATTCTATCTCAAAATCTGAAAGTCAACTTTTCTCTTACCGGTATCCTCTTACAGGATTTCTCGAACATCTCAATCTGTCAATTGAAACGTCTGCTTTTAACCTATACATCCGGTttaattctgagggtggccataagattcgaaaggtggcctatctcaaatttgaaaaccgaatcttgaactttctcaagtaaggTCCATACTTTAACCAACCCATACAAAATTGAAGACTCTTGACTCAGCGCATCAGAGACTTCTTTTATCCTTCCAGGGTGATACCAAATATCACCATTTTAGTCCTCTCAAGGTTTTGATTTACAATACCATtccatattcaactccttctgagagagtGAACACTTGAGACTTTAATAGATGATGAAGATATGGAATTTTCCCTCATACCAACTATGTCTCTAAATCTTTAGAGCGAAAATTAATGCTGCGAATTTCCAATTCATGCActggaaattttaatttatgaggTCTCAACTAGCAGGACGTTTATGCAACAACCCTATCATAATACATTAGCACACAACCCGGTCTTCTGAACAACCCATTTCCATAGGTCTTGTATCTTCCACGACTAGATGAAATGATCAATACGGGCGCAGTAGTCAACTTCTATTAAGCTCTTGGAGACTACACTTGCACTTGTTtgtccacacgaacttttcttctttcttcagaagTCAAGTCCTTGGCAAAACTGATGCTGAAGCTTCTCCCACAAATCCTCTAAAGTAACCTGTCCAATCCACACAACTGCTGATCTCTGACATTGTTGTTGATCCTAGTCTACTAACAACTAATTCGATCTTGGCTGGGTCCATGAAGATTCCTTCGCCTGGAATCACATGACCATTTTTAGGTGGCTCTCATGATCCTCATCACTTAATGAATACACTAGAATGTCGTTATACCACATGATCAccattgatctagatattctttgaacactcgatTTGTCAAATCTACAACAGTGGTTGGAGCGTTCGTCAAATCAAATGTGTCATGCCCCGACTCTCGGTAACGTGACTATCCTTCAAACTTGGTCAATTTtgaaatgcgatatcccaggactatgtatcgccgaccctttcatttatatatgcacatgcggaagcagttataattccccaaacaataaagcaatgggatagaaaagcaagccatatatttttcatactgaaaattcacaaccacacctttttacatgcatctcatagtattctatAATACTATATATACGCAACTCTGGTCTAACATCTAGTTACATGCacacaaggtctgacaagacaggacgggatctcagtcctcatccgggtcgtactcggaGTTATCCTCGGGGTCCTCCTTCACGTATTCCTCTTCAGGTTCCTCAACAGGGATCTCCTCATTAGATttatgctccttaggctccttattcaggtcctgaaatggttattcaataaccactgagacaacgtctcaacaagttctaccccctaagacccgattagtaaactaatataCCTTAGGGATgtctatgcacaacatgagtcagaggacttaccttggcctcagattccacctgcatattagcacaaatcaaataggcacccaagcaatcacatcatagatcgaagcatcgatctaatcgacttaatcgattacacgccaacaagaccactcacggtcatttccattcaatcaatcaattcgcAAAATCAAATCAAGGCAATGATCAATCACATTAAATCACACTCAGATTGAATCATCGATCagtcgacctagtcgattacaagtcagtcgaatcatttctaggtcattcactCCATCCCACATAACCTCCAATagtacacttagtcacagagctccatcaatgctctcgggcgttgTTTTCACCGAGGTGACATAAGTAACAGATGGTctacgtgcattctttaagacgccattttcgcacagtgatattcctcatcaccgaaccacgcccgtCATATGTCACAAATCACTGACAGTctacatgcgttctttaaggcgccgttttcgcacagtgatgtcCTTCATCACCAAACCACGCCTGTCACAATTCATAcgcagtctacgtgcgttctttaaggcaccgttttcgcacagtgatctcctaatcaccgaaccacgccgccataagtcatagacagtctacgtgcgttcttttaAGGCGTttgttttcgcacagtgatgtaCTTTATCATCGAACCACGCCTGTCTATACTTCATACTTGATCGGTCTTAGCCAATAAAATTCTTAGTTAGCTCTCACCACTTTCTCCACTTTACagctcatcaaagcattataaaggTTAAATAAACAAACTCGGCCATTTacaaatcaatcattcaattccactcaaattcaatcaattaaggaataattccataaattgcacaatcaatttaattaagcACAACGTGgagttcaaataaataaacagaatgtaccacgacaatcagcacgaaattccggtcactggccatcccggttgaatttccggaaaataaataattaaataattaatttcgaaaattaaataaataaatacaataaattcaatttagcataatataaaactcaattaaataaacggactgcgccacgatcatcagcataaaatcccagtcactagccatcccaggttgaatttccgaaaataaataattaaataattaatttcgaaaattaatatttaattcataaACATTCCAATTAGGCCTGAAtcgcctaattaacacccgataagggacggaaaagtcccaagaagcatccaataaatactacaggcaattctctatctaattac
This region of Eucalyptus grandis isolate ANBG69807.140 chromosome 8, ASM1654582v1, whole genome shotgun sequence genomic DNA includes:
- the LOC120286490 gene encoding G-type lectin S-receptor-like serine/threonine-protein kinase LECRK3, producing the protein MASSYIILIFLLTGYCAAVGSEKCSISLNSAIHPITHPTSWTSPSGHFAFGFYQEGGGFKVGIWMVRKSQNTTVWTANRDDPPVSSNAALELTPDGQLVLKIGPGETELIANSSDSASCAAMDDAGNFILYNQHSEVIWQSFNFPTDTLLGGQSLPTGAELHSSVSWTNHSTGRFRLRMQYDNNLVLYPKDTLTSGIDAYWASNTCCYVQPVHFHLYLNFTGALLLLDNSGEYAVISDLDTSSVNHNSTIYRLILDSGGILQLYSHRFAENGDDVVSLMWTQPDNKCGVKGLCGFNSYCTMEDEQPVCRCFPGTDYVDSTNQFSGCERNFKEEWCRDARENSSSFTFKSIDQVYWQDPPYFQVTMEVADCNMSCLEDCDCEVALYDFKKGTCMKQKLPLMYAWTVPEKSFRAFFKVGLEGIEAANTNNSNSLVLEKVDSKKETIQLLLVTVGLTACSCIALAVAGLFTFKLRVLEYKKIVESGNFGLTEELALRPFSYKELKRATNGFKEELGKGSFGAVYKGTLYRGKRVVAVKRLEKLLNEGEREFRAEMSIIGTTNHRHLVRLLGFCAEASKRLLVYEYMSNGSLADLLFRSERHPDWNERMRIALEIARGILYLHEECDTPIIHCDIKPQNILMDDFWAVKISDFGLAKLLMPDQTRTFTVIRGTRGYMAPEWHKGTPISVKTDVYSYGIMLLEIVFCRRHMDVNASTPEEIVLSSWVYGHFRDGELDKLVLGEEVDKWLLEKLVKVSLWCIQDEPALRPSMKSVVMMLDGTTEISVPPCPTAATV